CGTGGAACGCACGGATCACATTGATCGATTTGCCGCCCGAGTCCGGTACGTTGGCTTTCGCGTTCACCGCATCCGAGACTTTAAATACCGGCTGTGCGCCGATAATCTCGACGTTCGCCGGCGCCTTCCATACCCCGCGCTCGCGATCCACACGCGCATAGACACCCGCGACCGCTCCGCTCGGCGGAAAACGAGTGGCATTTTCGACGCCGTCCACCGTCAACCACGGGTAGTACACCGCAGCATAAGGCGTGTCCGGATAATGCTCTGCCTGTTTGGCTACATCATCGGGGTCACTGGTACCCTTCGTGTTCAGTTCACTGTTCGGGCCATCAAAAATTGCGAAACACATCTTGCCCACGCCGCATAACGCCGCCACCGCTTCCTTGAAATTGCCCTGATTCGCGCCCGCCTGCACCAGCAGCGTCACGTCGTCCAGCGCCGGCACCAACGCAGTGAGATTACCGACCGGCGCGAGATAGCAATGCCCACCGCCGTTCAAAAAGTACAGTTTTAGCGACTGGTAAAGCGCATTAATCGCAAGAGCATTATCGAACTCCTTACCCGCCGTTTCACCGGCTGCTTTTTCCTCAGTTTCGCTTTTTCTTTCCAACTTGGTAATCGCATCTTTTACCTTCTCTTGCCGCTTTAGGTTCAGCGCCGCAGTGACCGCGAGCCACGAATCGAACTGCGTCACTTTCGCGCCATCGATCGCCCCCTCCCATGCCGCTAACTGGCCCGCGTCAAACGCAAACACCGGCACCGCCGTCTGCCCGGTCTGAATCGACAGCGCCAGCCCGAACGGCTCCTCCACATATACCCCAGGTACCTTGTAATCGGCCATCATTCCCTCTTTGCATTCGTTGCTCATTCATCGGCTCAACCGCTTGACGTCGTGCGGAGGGCTCAATGGAAATTTACCGTCACACGGTCCGCCGCCAGACTCAACTCTTCGAACGCCACCTCATTGCTCGTCGCCTCCAGGCTCGGCGCGGTAAGTTTGGTCGGAAACGCATTACTCACGTTCCATGTGACTAACAGCTCCTTGCCCGACTCATCGGTCAAGCTAATCGAAATGTCTTTTTTATCCACTCGATTCAGTGAAATGGAACTCATCCAGTCATACAACTGGCTGTGCTTGGGCATTACCCCGCGCTTGAGCGTAAGCGTGACCGATTGCGCTTGTCCCGGCATCTGGTACAGGCCACCGAGCCCATCCTTATACTCGATTTTCTCCACCGACTGCTCGAGCCCCGACACGCTACTAAAAGCCATCTGCTCATTGCCCACCGTGACCGTAAAGCGATAGGTCGGGATCGGATAAGTTGCCGCCATTGTCTTCGAATCCAGTGCCATATTTTGCTCTCCTACTTAAAATAGTTTTATCGGTTTGCTTTGTTACACTCCACTTCGGGCACGTTGCCAAGCACAAAGCGCCCTCACCCATTAAGCGGCGCGAGTCAGCACTAGAGCCACCGCGCATTTTACGAGCTTAGTTCAGCGCATCACGCGCCGCGTGATCTGCTCGGTTTGCACAGCGCATTGGCAGCACAGCCGCGCGTACTTGCGCTCAAGCTCGTGCAGCTGCTCATGCAACTGCGCGTTGTCCTGCTCAAGCTTGTGCAGCGTCACCAGCGGATCGTGCGTGGGCCAGCGCGCTGACGTGCACCCGTCCAACCATGCCATTAGCTTGTTCAACGTTTTCATCGGGGGCTTGCTCCGCTTAGGCTCGCTCAATCGTTCCCTCATGCACGCCCCGTCACCGGCGACCGGCCCGCGGCACCGTTTATCCGCTAATCGCCTACGGCCCAAAAGCGTGCATCGCCGTTGGATCAAGCTTAGACGATGCGCCGCTGTTCGTTTAATACAACCTATTTTGAGAAAATCCGCCGCACCCGTGACGGGTGCACGCGGCGCAGGCGCGCTTAACCGGAGCGACGAAAAGGGCTTGCTTGATAGTGGTACAGCGCACGCGACAGCCCCACCAGCCGGCACACTCGCGCCAAGCTCACGTTAAAACGCCGTCTTAGATAAACCACCAGCTCACGCCTCTTATGAGTGGACAATCCCTGTGCGCCCAGTGCTGCCTGCAGTAACTGGCTGTCTGTTTCCAGGTACCTGACGCGCTTGCGCAGCCGTGCATTCTCGCGCATCAGCATTTCAAGGCGCGCGAGCGTGCCTACATCCAACCCTGCATATGCTTTTTGTATCCGATACAGCGTTGCCGCACTGATGGACCACTGACGACACACCTGAGATAGCGTTTCACCGGCCTGCCGTGCTTGCAACGCAGCAATCATCTCGACTGCACTAAGTTTTCGGCTTCTCATGTCATTACTCCTATTGTTGAAATAAACATGAGAAAGCAAACCACCGCGCTCTTTCAACCATTGCCCTCAATGGTTCTGTTTTTGTCGAAAAGCTTAAGCACGGCACGATCAAATTAATCTGTACTAGATTAAATGACAGCGTTGAATTATGAGCGATGGAGTATCCGATCCTCGCTAGTGAATTGGAACGGGTGGAAATGAGCCTTCGGCCCTGCCATTTAACTGACCTGGTGATGAAATAGTGGGATGATGCGCGATGACACCGTGCAGTGCGTTTAACGCCACGTGAGCAACGGTGTGCGTGTGGTGAATAATGGTTTAGTTAGTTAGGTTACTGACGTTTTATATTAATGTTATTCGGTCAATATCACAGCAATTTAAACGATCAAACTGCAATACAGTCACATTTAAAAATTTATAAAAAAATAAGCCGTGCGTCAGGTATCGCGGTGACCGCGTTTGCCTTCTTCACCATCATGGCCGATCAACAGCGGGCATTGCACCCGCCAACGCATCATACCGCACGAAGCAAGCAGGCAAGCGTGTCAACGCGTCGATTGAGGATCCGACACACCGGCCGCGCCCACGCTACCCATCGAGCCTGCACCGGCATCAACCTGCTGTGCCAACGCGACGTACTCAAGCACCGGCACATCCTCGGCACGACGCGCGAGATCAAAGCCGAGCGCGTCGAAATCGACTCGGCCCCGATAGGCCGCCAGCGTGTTACGCAACATCTTGCGACGCTGCGAAAACGCGGCCGTTACGACTTCGCCAAGACGGACGATATCGACCGGCGGCACGTCGCCGGCGGCGCGTGGAATCATCCGCACCACCGCCGAAGTCACCTTCGGCGCCGGCTCGAACGACTCAGGCGGCACCTCGATCAGTTTGTCGATTGCATACCGATACTGCAGCATCACAGTCAGACGGCTGTAGTCCTTGCTACCCGGCTCGGCAACCATCCGCTCGACCACCTCGTCCTGCAGCATGAAATGCTGGTCAATCACCTCATCGGCAAACGACGCGAGGTGGAACAACAGCGGACTCGAAATGTTATACGGCAGGTTCCCGACCACACGGAGCGATGCGCCAATATGCGCCGGATCAGCCAGCGACGCGAAGTCGAACGCCAGCGCGTCGCCTGCATGCAGCACGAGCCGGCTGCCAAAACGCTGCTGCAGCCGCGCGATCAGGTCGCGATCGAGTTCAACCGCGTGCAATGTTTGCACGCGCTCGAGCAGCGGCGCGGTCAATGCGCCCAGACCCGGGCCGATCTCCACGAGTCGGTCTGCGGGTTGCGGGCGGATCGCCTCCACGATTGCGTCGATCACACCCGTGTCGACAAGGAAATTTTGGCCAAAGCGCTTGCGCGCGAAGTGGCCTTGATGCTGACGGTGACTCATGAAGCAACTCGTTTCGAATCAGATGCAGGGCGACGGCCAGCACGTGTGCCCGGCGCGCCGCCGCGTTCAGCAGGCTTGAGCAGACAATGCGCAGCGCTAGCTGCCTGCCGCCGCGTGACGCCGATGGCGGGCCATCGACACAGCGGCATCGATCGCCGCGATCAAACTGCCGCAATCCGCGCGGCCGGTGCCTGCCAGGTCAAGCGCCGTGCCATGATCGACCGAGGTGCGCACGATCGGCAGTCCCAGCGTGACATTAATGCCCTCACCGAACGTGGCGAATTTGAGCACCGGCAAGCCCTGGTCATGGTACATCGCCAACACGCAATCGGCATCGCGCAGATAGCGCGGCTGGAACAGCGTATCGGCCGGATACGGCCCGCGTGCATCGAATGCCGGATGCACGCGCGCGCTGCAATGCCGGTGCGATCACGTCAATTTCCTCGCGGCCCACGTAACCGTTCTCGCCCGCATGCGGATTGAGACCCGTGACGAGGATACGCGGCGACGCGATGCCAAAACACGCGCGTAAGTCGCGATCGACGATTGCCAGCGTGTCAACCAGCCCGTCGATGCTCAACGCGTCGGGCACGGCGCGAAGCGCCAGATGCGTGGTGGCAAGGGCCACACGCAGCGGCCGCTCGCCGGTGCCGGACAGCATCATCACGACACGCGGCGCACCGGTGCGCTCAGCCAGATATTCGGTATGGCCGGTGAACGGCACGCCGGCGTCGTTGATCGTGCTTTTTTGCAGCGGCGCGGTGACGATGGCATCGAACGTGCCGTTCAGTGCGCCGTCAATCGCCGCATCCAACAACGCGAGCACATAGCGGCCGTTTGCCGCGTCCAGCACGCCGGCCACGCTCGGCACGCCAAGCGGCACATCGCGCAGCACAACAGCGGCACCCGCCGCGCTCGACCACACGGCAAGATCCACGCCCGCCTGCTTGGCGCGCTCGACCAGCAGCCGGCGATCGCCGAGCACCGTGAAGTGCACGTCCCCGCGCCAGCGCCCGGCCTCGCGCGCCAGCGCCTGCGCGGTCAACTCCGGACCGACGCCGGCCGGCTCGCCGGTGGTGATCGCAATGCGAACGGGTGTCGTCACGTTCCGCTCCGCGGGGCTCAGGCCGGTCCGTCCAACTTATACTGCACATACGCACTGTCACGCAGCTGCCGCAGCCAGTCTGCATAGGCCTGCTCGGCTTTGCGCTGGCCAATCGCCTGCCGCGCGATCTCCTGTTGCTGCGCAACGGACCCTTGTGCTTCACGGCGGCCCATCACCTGGATCAGGTGATAACCGTACTCGGTCCGGATCGGCTGACTGATTTCGCCATCTTTCAGGTTGTTCATCGCACGCTCGAATTCCGGCACGGTCTCACCCGGGCTGATCCATCCCAGGTCGCCTCCCTGCGATGCGGAACCGTCTTGCGAGTAGGTGTGCGCGAAATTCGCGAAGTCGCCACCCGCCTCGATTTGCTCGCGCAACTCGACCAGTTTCTGCCGTGCTGCCGGCTCCGGCTGCCCTTCGCCGATCCGGATCAGGATGTGTCGCGCATGCGTCTGCACGAGTCTCGGCGCTTCGCTGCCCATGCCGCTGGACACCCGACGATCGACAAGTCGCACGATCTCAAAGCCTTCCGGCGTGCGCAGCACCTCTGGATTGACCTGCCCCGGACGCAACTGCGAGGCCGCCTGCGTCATCGCTTCGGGCAGCGCCGACGTCGAACGGAATCCGAGGTCGCCACCCTTGGACGCATCAGGCGCCTGCGAGTTGTCTTTTGCGAGCCGCGCGAAGTTCTCGCTCGCCAGTGCGCGCTTGAGCAGTTCCGATGCCTTTTGCCGCGCGGCCTCAATCTCGGTCTGTGGCGCGTTCAGCGCGGCCTTGATCAGGATATGCTCAAAGCGCAGGTCCTGCTGCACACGCTGCATCGGCCCGCGCTGGCTGGCGATATAGTTGGCCACTTCCGCATCCGACACGGTGATCCGGCTATCCACTTCCTTCTCGCGCAGCTTCGAGAGCAGCAGCTCATTGCGCGCATCGGCGCTGAACACCGACCAGGGCACGCCCTCGGCCTCTAGCCGTGCGCGGTACATGTCGAGCGACATGTTGTTCGCCTGCGCGAGCCGAGCCAGCGTGTGTTGCAGCGTCGCGTCGTCGACCACGATGCCGTCTTCCTTGGCCCGCTGCAGCTGGATGCGCTCGAGGACCATCTGATTGAGCACCTGCAATTGCAGCTGGTCCGGCGACGGCAA
This sequence is a window from Mycetohabitans rhizoxinica HKI 454. Protein-coding genes within it:
- a CDS encoding phage tail sheath family protein; the protein is MSNECKEGMMADYKVPGVYVEEPFGLALSIQTGQTAVPVFAFDAGQLAAWEGAIDGAKVTQFDSWLAVTAALNLKRQEKVKDAITKLERKSETEEKAAGETAGKEFDNALAINALYQSLKLYFLNGGGHCYLAPVGNLTALVPALDDVTLLVQAGANQGNFKEAVAALCGVGKMCFAIFDGPNSELNTKGTSDPDDVAKQAEHYPDTPYAAVYYPWLTVDGVENATRFPPSGAVAGVYARVDRERGVWKAPANVEIIGAQPVFKVSDAVNAKANVPDSGGKSINVIRAFHGTGPLIWGARTLQSNQTTWRYVPVRRLFNAVEKDVKTAMSPALFEPNSAPTWERVRGAVDNYLHGLWKQGALQGSTPAQAYFVQIGLGVTMVQDDIDNGRMIIKVGLAAVRPAEFIVLQLTQDVVSA
- a CDS encoding phage tail protein, translated to MALDSKTMAATYPIPTYRFTVTVGNEQMAFSSVSGLEQSVEKIEYKDGLGGLYQMPGQAQSVTLTLKRGVMPKHSQLYDWMSSISLNRVDKKDISISLTDESGKELLVTWNVSNAFPTKLTAPSLEATSNEVAFEELSLAADRVTVNFH
- a CDS encoding transposase, translated to MRSRKLSAVEMIAALQARQAGETLSQVCRQWSISAATLYRIQKAYAGLDVGTLARLEMLMRENARLRKRVRYLETDSQLLQAALGAQGLSTHKRRELVVYLRRRFNVSLARVCRLVGLSRALYHYQASPFRRSG
- the rsmA gene encoding 16S rRNA (adenine(1518)-N(6)/adenine(1519)-N(6))-dimethyltransferase RsmA, coding for MSHRQHQGHFARKRFGQNFLVDTGVIDAIVEAIRPQPADRLVEIGPGLGALTAPLLERVQTLHAVELDRDLIARLQQRFGSRLVLHAGDALAFDFASLADPAHIGASLRVVGNLPYNISSPLLFHLASFADEVIDQHFMLQDEVVERMVAEPGSKDYSRLTVMLQYRYAIDKLIEVPPESFEPAPKVTSAVVRMIPRAAGDVPPVDIVRLGEVVTAAFSQRRKMLRNTLAAYRGRVDFDALGFDLARRAEDVPVLEYVALAQQVDAGAGSMGSVGAAGVSDPQSTR
- a CDS encoding peptidylprolyl isomerase, producing the protein MMKTIRSALLQCVLALSALGALAPLNGAHAQALLSHQAGQEVDRIVAVVNNDVITRRELDLRMGLITRRLQQQGAPLPSPDQLQLQVLNQMVLERIQLQRAKEDGIVVDDATLQHTLARLAQANNMSLDMYRARLEAEGVPWSVFSADARNELLLSKLREKEVDSRITVSDAEVANYIASQRGPMQRVQQDLRFEHILIKAALNAPQTEIEAARQKASELLKRALASENFARLAKDNSQAPDASKGGDLGFRSTSALPEAMTQAASQLRPGQVNPEVLRTPEGFEIVRLVDRRVSSGMGSEAPRLVQTHARHILIRIGEGQPEPAARQKLVELREQIEAGGDFANFAHTYSQDGSASQGGDLGWISPGETVPEFERAMNNLKDGEISQPIRTEYGYHLIQVMGRREAQGSVAQQQEIARQAIGQRKAEQAYADWLRQLRDSAYVQYKLDGPA